Proteins from one Ahaetulla prasina isolate Xishuangbanna chromosome 2, ASM2864084v1, whole genome shotgun sequence genomic window:
- the LOC131192544 gene encoding zinc finger protein 154-like: MDPQLSQVQVEEAISWDLQGDWCRRRSVWPISKKDPEAHRFGKEEPVGIPIPGEVKVDISERLKDIEEYSRQMFRSDALPLGERPWQTLFQLGEAAQRWLRPQDRTKGQIVDVVILEQFLHVLPLGMQAWVRARKPSTSQEAAQLAEVYLEQKCPMAFQDIAIYFSEEEWDLLNEEQRILYYTVMQENSENITYLELLISKPDHSLQPYWDEEAQRAFKGKNSIVEGVVNWEDITVVELPPQYPYDCLHNGEPDVIFQIGRDGIIQESEERSNLRHSSPENLTTRKKNHQEEFGAEQLQEPTQWDVFFDPKISEPMEIRSRRQQGLFLELIQGSKGDKKMPSSSSQVGSTVSKRNYPCSECGRSFDRRSNLIKHQRIHTGEKPYPCTECGKCFDQQSNLNVHLRVHTGEKPYGCPDCGKRFSIKSHLHGHYRIHTGEKPYECEDCGKSFRVKSSLNKHQRTHTGAAKLSKPSEIKSEGPRATLPEVTRVYSAPKSEKIIKIMSRKPPIEITVSNKNFSCSECGKGFDRPSHLITHQRIHTGEKPYPCIQCGKRFHQQSNLNVHLRLHTGEKPYGCPECGKRFNIKSHLHGHYRIHTGEKPFECEDCGKSFRVKSCLNKHQQVHTGEKPYKCL; this comes from the exons ATGGACCCGCAGCTGTCCCAAGTCCAGGTAGAGGAAGCAATTTCTTGGGATCTACAGGGGGACTGGTGTAGAAGAAGATCCGTTTGGCCCATCTCCAAGAAAGATCCAGAAGCCCATCGCTTTGGGAAAGAGGAACCGGTTGGCATCCCCATCCCTGGGGAGGTCAAGGTGGACATCAGTGAGCGGCTCAAAGACATTGAGGAGTACAGCAGGCAGATGTTTCGTTCCGATGCTCTTCCTTTGGGAGAACGTCCCTGGCAGACTCTGTTCCAGCTGGGAGAGGCTGCTCAGAGATGGCTGAGACCACAGGACCGCACCAAAGGACAGATTGTGGACGTGGTCATCTTGGAGCAGTTTCTGCATGTGCTTCCTTTGGGAATGCAGGCTTGGGTGAGAGCCAGGAAGCcaagtaccagccaggaggcagcTCAACTGGCTGAAGTTTACCTGGAGCAAAAG TGTCCTATGGCATTCCAGGACATAGCTATTTACTTCTCAGAAGAAGAATGGGACCTTCTAAATGAGGAGCAAAGAATATTGTATTACACCGTCATGCAAGAAAATTCTGAGAACATAACCTATTTAG aGCTTTTGATTTCCAAACCAGATCACAGTCTCCAACCTTACTGGGACGAAGAGGCACAGAGGGCCTTCAAAGGGAAAAACTCTATTGTTGAAGGAGTTGTGAATTGGGAGGACATAACTGTGGTCG aATTGCCACCCCAATATCCATATGACTGCCTGCATAATGGTGAACCTGACGTGATCTTCCAGATCGGAAGAGATGGGATCATTCAAGAGTCTGAGGAAAGGAGTAATCTGAGGCATTCTTCTCCAG AAAACCTGactaccagaaaaaaaaatcatcaagaaGAGTTTGGAGCAGAACAACTTCAGGAGCCAACGCAGTGGGATGTGTtctttgatcccaaaatttctgaacCAATGGAGATTAGATCTAGAAGGCAGCAAGGGCTATTCCTGGAACTCATACAAGGTTCTAAGGGTGATAAGAAAATGCCCAGCAGTAGCTCCCAAGTAGGTTCTACTGTATCAAAAAGAAACTATCCCTGTTCTGAATGTGGGAGAAGTTTTGATCGCCGTTCCAACTTAATTAAACATCAGcgaatccacacaggagaaaagcctTACCCTTGTACTGAATGTGGGAAATGCTTTGACCAGCAGTCTAATCTAAACGTCCATCTAAGAGttcacactggagagaaaccatACGGTTGCCCCGATTGCGGCAAAAGATTTAGTATCAAATCACATTTACATGGACACTATAGGatacacacaggggagaagccttaTGAATGTGAAGACTGTGGGAAGAGCTTCCGTGTGAAGTCTTCCCTAAATAAGCACCAGCGAACCCATACAGGAGCTGCTAAACTCTCCAAACCATCTGAGATCAAATCAGAGGGTCCCCGGGCAACATTGCCAGAAGTGACACGTGTTTATTCAGCTCCcaaatcagaaaaaataattaaaattatgagtAGGAAGCCCCCTATAGAAATCACAGTGTCAAACAAGAATTTTTCCTGTTCCGAGTGTGGGAAAGGTTTCGATCGACCCTCACATCTCATCACGCACcagaggatccacactggggaaaAGCCATATCCCTGTATTCAGTGCGGGAAACGTTTTCATCAGCAGTCTAACCTTAATGTCCATTTGCGTCTCCATACTGGAGAGAAACCTTATGGCTGTCCTGAATGCGGCAAAAGATTCAACATCAAATCCCACCTACATGGACATtacaggatccacacaggggagaagccattcgAGTGTGAAGACTGTGGGAAGAGCTTCCGGGTGAAGTCTTGTCTCAATAAGCACCAGCAAGTTCATACAGGagaaaagccatataaatgtCTTTGA